Proteins from a single region of Hordeum vulgare subsp. vulgare chromosome 6H, MorexV3_pseudomolecules_assembly, whole genome shotgun sequence:
- the LOC123403845 gene encoding serine/threonine-protein kinase STY46-like — protein sequence MAVEEPPSPAADSSAPRRRQPEVGAGGRRADKQGRRLEVYNEVLARLRAAAGAEISPAFQDALWAHFHRLPARYALDVNAERAEDVVTHQRLLEEARDPQRRPALSVRVVQVSRIIDDMDDSFDPEVEMLASNNLPSQMVHPPPAFGSSSNLEALALEANESDVGSTNNDDDNSVHLVSRPMHEIAFASTDKPKLLSQLTCLLGELGLDIQEAHAFSTIDGYSLDVFVVTGWRLVGTKQLQEKIMEKFRSVEAHACTVSSASSPSLEGLQGGESRHTSTSVEIPSDGADVWEIDLKLLKFGSKVASGSNGDLYRGSYCIQDVAIKVVRPERISADMYRDFAQEVYIMRKVRHKNVVQFIGACTRQPNLYIITDFMSGGSVYDYLHKKGSSFKLPEILRVATDISKGMSYLHQNNIIHRDLKTANLLMDENKVVKVADFGVARVKDTSGVMTAETGTYRWMAPEVIEHKPYDHKADVFSFGIVLWELLTGKIPYDYLTPLQAAIGVVQKGIRPTIPKDTNPKLGELLQKCWHKDSAERPDFSQILDILQRLSKEVGADGEGRQKTKSGFLSALKRSH from the exons ATGGCCGTGGAGGAGCCCCCGTCGCCGGCCGCCGACTCGTCCGCGCCGCGGCGGCGGCAGCCGGAGGTCGGCGCGGGCGGGCGGCGCGCGGACAAGCAGGGCCGGCGCCTCGAGGTGTACAACGAGGTGCTCGCCCGCCTccgcgccgccgccggcgccgaGATCTCGCCGGCCTTCCAGGACGCGCTCTGGGCGCACTTCCACCGCCTCCCCGCCCG GTACGCGCTGGATGTGAACGCGGAGAGGGCGGAGGACGTGGTCACCCACCAGCGCCTGCTCGAGGAGGCGCGCGACCCGCAGCGCCGGCCAGCCCTGTCCGTGCGCGTCGTCCAG GTATCCAGGATTATTGATGATATGGACGATTCCTTTGATCCTGAGGTGGAGATGCTTGCTTCCAATAACTTGCCTAGCCAAAT GGTTCACCCTCCTCCTgcattcggctcctcctccaatcTAGAGGCGCTAGCACTCGAAGCAAATGAGTCTGATGTCGGTAGCACCAATAACGACGATGATAACAGCGTTCATCTCGTCTCCAG GCCAATGCATGAGATAGCATTTGCATCAACTGATAAGCCAAAGCTACTTAGTCAG CTTACTTGTTTGCTTGGTGAGCTCGGTCTTGACATCCAAGAAGCACACGCGTTTTCAACAATTGATGGCTACTCACTGGATGTATTCGTTGTCACTGGTTGGCGTCTTGTG GGCACTAAACAGCTGCAAGAAAAGATAATGGAGAAATTTCGCAGTGTTGAG GCACATGCTTGTACAGTATCTAGCGCATCATCACCTTCATTGGAAGGCCTGCAAGGTGGAGAGAGTAGGCACACATCTACCAGTGTGGAAATACCATCGGATGGAGCAGATGTTTGGGAAATAGACCTGAAGCTGCTCAAGTTTGGGAGCAAGGTTGCATCTGGATCAAACGGCGACCT GTACCGTGGATCATACTGCATCCAGGATGTGGCCATTAAAGTAGTGAGACCTGAGCGCATCAGTGCAGATATGTACCGAGATTTTGCGCAGGAAGTGTACATTATGAG AAAGGTTCGTCATAAGAATGTTGTGCAGTTTATCGGTGCCTGCACAAGACAGCCCAACCTGTATATTATAACAG ATTTCATGTCAGGAGGGAGTGTATACGATTACCTCCATAAAAAgggcagttccttcaagctcccaGAAATACTAAGAGTGGCAACAGACATCTCTAAAGGGATGAGCTACCTGCATCAGAATAACATAATTCACCGAGATCTCAAGACTGCAAATCTTCTCATGGATGAAAACAAG GTTGTGAAGGTTGCGGATTTCGGTGTCGCACGTGTGAAAGATACTTCCGGAGTGATGACTGCGGAGACTGGAACTTACCGTTGGATGGCGCCTGAG GTCATAGAGCATAAGCCGTACGATCACAAGGCAGATGTTTTTAGCTTTGGCATTGTTCTATGGGAACTTCTAACCGGCAAG ATTCCTTATGATTATCTAACCCCACTGCAAGCAGCAATAGGTGTTGTTCAGAAG GGCATCAGGCCGACGATTCCGAAGGATACCAATCCCAAGCTAGGAG